DNA sequence from the Paraburkholderia hospita genome:
GTTGTATCGACGACGATAAACCGGGGCGGCATTGCCCGTGTTCTTCCAAGTAGCGGATGAAACTGCGGATGTTGTAGCCATAGGTTTGCATCGACGCGCGCGTCAGACCATCGCGGCTTCCCTTCGAGGCAAGAATGAGATCGATGGCTTTCCAGTCAAGTCGACGGATGTCATAGCCCTCGGCATTGACGAGCCGGAGAAACTCGGAGGCGCGACCGCTACGCGTGCGAATTGTTAGTGCAGAGAGATTACGCTCGTCGCGCATGAAGCGAGCGTAGGCCGCGATTTGTTCCGACCCAGGCTGCTCGCCGGTCAACGCTTGCGGTCGTCCAAGAAAACGCATCCAGTTCGTCGCTGTCGATAGATACGCCGTTCGGGATGCTTCCCCATCGGTGCGGGTAGGATTAGTCGCTCGACGGTTACGCCATCGATCTGCGAGCTTGCCAAGTTGAGCAGCGGTGAAGGAATCCGGTAACGTCCATCTCAATGCCTCTCCTATCCGCATCATGTACGTTGCATTGCGAATCAAGGTCTTGCGGGAAGCCTGATGGCGTTGGATGTACTCGAGGTATCGAACCCGCTCGCGATAGAGCGGCGCGGTGGTGTGACGGGCAACTGCAGCCGGGTCCTTGAAAAGTTGATCGAACATGAGGAGTCCTCCTTCCGCAAGAAAGCGGAAAGGTAATATTGCTCCTCAAATTGAGACCTGCTTCTGTGGTCTTCAGACTGCGACGATCGCCGCCGGAAGTAGCTCATCAGCGCCAAGGCTACAGAAATCGCTTGGCCACACAAGATGTGAACCGTCACTGTCTTGAAGCGCGCGAGCTCATAGGGCTGTGCCGGCAGCGGCTGCAGTGCCGGCGCGTCCAGCTGGGCGAATGCGCTGGCGCGACATCCCGGCAGCTTCTGGAACGGCCTCTCATTCAGGTTCTTGAGCAGCGGGCGGATCGCCTCATTGACCGAGTGGACCGACTCAAACCGGTGATGACGCAGCCGCGCCATGATCCAGCGTTCGACGACCTGGACCGCAACCTCTACCTTCGGTTTCTCGCAAGTCAGCAACTGTCTGCCATGAGGAACGTCGCGTAGTCAAAGGCGCGTCCTTCGAGATTACCCACCCATTTCATCCAGCGCGTGGAAATCACTTTGTCCTGGTGAGTCGCAAGCAGAACTGGGGTGAAGATCGCGTGATGTATTACGACGCACACAAGCGTCTGTGCTCGGTGCTGGCATCTTGGACCGATGTCCCGGAGCCAGATCTGTTCGCGCAGGCCTCCGCTGGACATTCCTGGTTTAGAACTGACGATCTGCTTCGATTGCGTGCGCTCGTCGACGATTTATTGGGAGTGCGCGATGTCAAATAAATTTCGCCGTTCACGTAAGGATAAATACGCCGATATGGAGATGACGCTGGTTCTGACACATCAAGGATATCTCGGTTTTTACGGGGAAATAACCGCATCGTATATAATAGGCCAGATCACGAAGATACTTGACACATCAAGTGGCGCGGCGTACTTTAATTTCCATTACGTCAACGAGAGATCATGTAATGACCAAGCCACCGTCAAAGCGCGATCGCCTACGCGAACTTGGTATTCTCAATCCTCATCCCGACCGAATACGGGCGCCATGGTTTCGATCGGGCGATTTCTTCGATCCCGACGATCTTGTTCAGGTCAAGTACGAGATGTTGCGTCATGTTCGGGTCGATGGCGCTTCCAAGGCCGAGGCGGCCGCCCTGTTCGGAAT
Encoded proteins:
- a CDS encoding DUF5372 family protein → MTHPFHPARGNHFVLVSRKQNWGEDRVMYYDAHKRLCSVLASWTDVPEPDLFAQASAGHSWFRTDDLLRLRALVDDLLGVRDVK
- a CDS encoding tyrosine-type recombinase/integrase, with the protein product MFDQLFKDPAAVARHTTAPLYRERVRYLEYIQRHQASRKTLIRNATYMMRIGEALRWTLPDSFTAAQLGKLADRWRNRRATNPTRTDGEASRTAYLSTATNWMRFLGRPQALTGEQPGSEQIAAYARFMRDERNLSALTIRTRSGRASEFLRLVNAEGYDIRRLDWKAIDLILASKGSRDGLTRASMQTYGYNIRSFIRYLEEHGQCRPGLSSSIQPPRVYQGEALPAGPSWPEVLRVLENLEGNRPGAIRDRAILMMFAVYGLRVAEVRRLCLDDFDWQEALFRVHRSKQSPHVAVFPLAGDVADALARYLRFVRVKSDRRELFLQLRSPYQPLGSSAIWQVVNRQLRPMDRLIKHNGPHSLRHACATQLLGRGLTMKEIGDFLGHCHPATTALYAKVDINGLRQVADVDLGRFL